One Pelodiscus sinensis isolate JC-2024 chromosome 24, ASM4963464v1, whole genome shotgun sequence DNA segment encodes these proteins:
- the LOC102446730 gene encoding butyrophilin subfamily 1 member A1-like: MGRVLLHLGFLITVLQQLACPAEPCANTSHTQLLAQAGENVSMSCLFLVYDPRKAPKVQWNYRGETESTAVNLYQTRDGVERSSSYQPRFQGRTWVNATGLAHGDATLHLAGVTMSDQGNFSCWVSLGFDCVSVEVQLLVSEHNQQRILDCGLAATCYPGLVLALATAVTLCV; the protein is encoded by the exons ATGGGGCGTGTTCTGCTGCACCTGGGATTCCTCATCACAGTTCTCCAGCAGCTAG CCTGCCCGGCTGAGCCGTGTGCGAACACCTCCcacacccagctgctggcccaggcgGGGGAGAATGTCTCCATGAGCTGCCTCTTCCTAGTCTACGACCCCAGAAAGGCCCCGAAGGTCCAGTGGAACTATAGGGGTGAGACCGAGAGCACGGCTGTCAACCTCTATCAGACCAGAGATGGGGTCGAGCGCTCCTCAAGCTACCAGCCACGCTTCCAGGGCAGGACATGGGTTAACGCCACGGGGCTGGCCCACGGCGACGCCACCCTGCACCTTGCCGGAGTCACAATGTCTGACCAAGGGAACTTCTCGTGCTGGGTGAGCCTTGGCTTTGACTGCGTGTCGGTGGAGGTGCAGCTCTTGGTCAGTG AACATAACCAGCAGAGGATCCTGGACTGCGGGCTTGCAGCCACCTGCTACCCCGGCTTGGTGCTTGCCCTTGCCACAGCAGTtaccctgtgtgtgtga
- the TSACC gene encoding TSSK6-activating co-chaperone protein isoform X2 produces the protein MRSQTAPAQRFGRGTSSVPPQMEPETDAQEEKQHLKREDNFQGPSSSFKKLCPAKPSPSFLELPFSQRRPSPGFPYAQAAKLWKGQKQFSPDHQPQECYGLLECMHNNIQIQTQIAQAQLHILEGLQESMSLLLASDEKGKEQRDQELLQSSASSPT, from the exons ATGCGCTCCCAAACTGCGCCTGCGCAGCGCTTCGGCAGAG GTACAAGCTCTGTTCCTCCTCAGATGGAGCCAGAAACAGATGCTCAGGAAGaaaaacaacatttgaaaa gAGAGGACAACTTTCAAGGCCCTTCCTCTTCTTTTAAGAAGCTATGTCCTGCCAAACCCTCCCCCAGCTTTCTTGAGCTTCCATTTTCCCAACGGAGGCCCAGCCCAGGTTTCCCCTATGCCCAGGCTGCAAAGCTATGGAAAGGACAGAAACAATTCT cccctgaccATCAGCCGCAGGAATGTTACGGCCTCCTGGAGTGCATGCACAACAATATCCAGATCCAAACCCAGATTGCTCAGGCACAGTTGCACATCCTTGAAGGCTTGCAGGAATCCATGAGCTTGCTTCTGGCTAGCGACGAGAAGGGGAAGGAACAAAGAGACCAGGAGCTCCTGCAGAGCtcggcctcctcccccacctaa
- the TSACC gene encoding TSSK6-activating co-chaperone protein isoform X1, which yields MRSQTAPAQRFGRGKAHICREPGGRGEESEAHAHKRTAVGWTRKANPLRAVSVTFGFRPQRRAGRRAEPYRELAFPRRPGSHSPFRRGTSSVPPQMEPETDAQEEKQHLKREDNFQGPSSSFKKLCPAKPSPSFLELPFSQRRPSPGFPYAQAAKLWKGQKQFSPDHQPQECYGLLECMHNNIQIQTQIAQAQLHILEGLQESMSLLLASDEKGKEQRDQELLQSSASSPT from the exons ATGCGCTCCCAAACTGCGCCTGCGCAGCGCTTCGGCAGAGGTAAAGCCCACATATGCAGAGAGCCGGGCGGTCGTGGTGAGGAAAGTGAGGCGCATGCGCACAAGCGAACAGCAGTTGGCTGGACAAGGAAAGCGAACCCGCTCCGCGCTGTGTCCGTCACGTTCGGGTTTCGGCCACAGAGGCGAGCGGGGAGGAGAGCAGAGCCCTATAGAGAGCTGGCTTTCCCCAGAAGACCCGGGAGTCATAGTCCTTTCCGCCGAG GTACAAGCTCTGTTCCTCCTCAGATGGAGCCAGAAACAGATGCTCAGGAAGaaaaacaacatttgaaaa gAGAGGACAACTTTCAAGGCCCTTCCTCTTCTTTTAAGAAGCTATGTCCTGCCAAACCCTCCCCCAGCTTTCTTGAGCTTCCATTTTCCCAACGGAGGCCCAGCCCAGGTTTCCCCTATGCCCAGGCTGCAAAGCTATGGAAAGGACAGAAACAATTCT cccctgaccATCAGCCGCAGGAATGTTACGGCCTCCTGGAGTGCATGCACAACAATATCCAGATCCAAACCCAGATTGCTCAGGCACAGTTGCACATCCTTGAAGGCTTGCAGGAATCCATGAGCTTGCTTCTGGCTAGCGACGAGAAGGGGAAGGAACAAAGAGACCAGGAGCTCCTGCAGAGCtcggcctcctcccccacctaa